TTCCATCAAAAGACATATGTTCCAGAAAATGAGCAAGACCATTTTGATTGTCATTTTCAAGGATAGCTCCCACTTTTTGTACAATGTAAAAATCTGCCCGGTTTTTAGGAAGATTATTGTGCCGAATGTAATAAGTAAGCCCGTTATCAAGTTTACCAATACGAACCTGAGGATCTGTCGGTACCAGTGATAATTGTTGGGCAATGCCAATGCTTACAGAAAAAGCAAGCATGACTGAAAGAGTGTATATAAATTTATTCATGTTATGTTGATTAAAAAAATAATGGCATCTGAAGACCGGGAATCTTTAGATGCCAAAATTAGCAATAATAATTTTGAAATTTAATCTTTCTAGTTTTAAATTGATCTTATCGTTATTCGTTGTTCTTCGCACTTGCCACTAATGCTTTTCTAATGCTGAGAAGCTCTTTTCTAATGTTTGTGAGACGTTCTACAATCTCTTGTTTCTTTGATATTTCGTCTTTCGAAGATTTTAGTCGTTGACGTGCACCTTCCAGAGTGAGATGCTGTTCTCTTACCAGATATTGAATTTCTTTAATGAGTTTAATATCTTCTGTGGTATAAAAACGACTCCCTTTGGCATTTTTCCTTGGCTTGAGTTGTGGAAATTCTTTTTCCCAGAAACGTAACAAAGAAGGATTTACGTTCAACTCTTCAGCAACTTCTGTGATTGAATAATAAAGACGTTCCATCATTGAATAAATAATATAGTAACCTTCAAAAATAATATTCGCTTTCTTTACAAAAAGCCATTTTGTATTTCCGAATTTCCACTTAGTAAATCACCAACCGGGTACCTTTTCTTAATGTCTTAGTTCGCAGATGATTCCATCGTTTTAATTCACGTGTAGTCACGTGATATCTTCTGGCAATTTCCCACAGTGATTCTCCATTTCGAACACGATGAATCCGTCGATGTCTATAAGCACTTTTGGCTTTAACAGGCTCGACTACCAAACGGTTCGGAAAAAGTTCATCCGCTTTATATGCCGCAATTTTACTCTCATTCGCCAAAAAAATACTTGTAGCTTCCAGTGGCAGACGTAAAGGACAAGGTTCAATATTTCCCGGAACGATATCTTGTCGATATTCAGGATTGAGGGTGCGAAGTTCTTCAATCGGGATATGCAACAAATCTGAAAGTTGTATAAAATGAATCTTATCATGCACCATAACTGTATCTGACAATGGCATATAAATCGGGGCTATGGATAAATTGCAATCTTTGTAATAGTTCATTACGTAGTTGGCAGCAATGAAAATCGGGACATAACTGCGGGTTTCCATTGGCAGGTATGGATAAATTTGCCAGTAATCATGTTTACCCCCTGATCGCCGGATAGCTTTATTGATTGTCCCCGGTCCGCAATTATATGCGGCAATAACAAGATCCCAATCACCATAGATATGATATAGATCTTTCAGATAATGTACTGCAGCTTTCGTTGATTTCACAGGATCCATCCGCTCATCG
The sequence above is drawn from the Microbacter margulisiae genome and encodes:
- a CDS encoding lytic transglycosylase domain-containing protein, with translation MRRFLPLMIFVLMIVPGNNLRAQLPNDVKPIADTSQNTDPASPMVPLVIPEGMDMSFDGLLNQWYAKKNIPSIAPSDTINPYVSDSTIISRLSRLPDIIEMPFNEYVRTCINFYTNKRRKQVSYMLALAKYYMPLFEQVILANKLPDELKYLPIIESALNPTAYSRAGAAGLWQLVVSTARIYGLQVNSLIDERMDPVKSTKAAVHYLKDLYHIYGDWDLVIAAYNCGPGTINKAIRRSGGKHDYWQIYPYLPMETRSYVPIFIAANYVMNYYKDCNLSIAPIYMPLSDTVMVHDKIHFIQLSDLLHIPIEELRTLNPEYRQDIVPGNIEPCPLRLPLEATSIFLANESKIAAYKADELFPNRLVVEPVKAKSAYRHRRIHRVRNGESLWEIARRYHVTTRELKRWNHLRTKTLRKGTRLVIY
- a CDS encoding MerR family transcriptional regulator translates to MMERLYYSITEVAEELNVNPSLLRFWEKEFPQLKPRKNAKGSRFYTTEDIKLIKEIQYLVREQHLTLEGARQRLKSSKDEISKKQEIVERLTNIRKELLSIRKALVASAKNNE